One stretch of Rhizobium rhizoryzae DNA includes these proteins:
- a CDS encoding tripartite tricarboxylate transporter permease — protein sequence MDMLSNLWMGLTVASSITNLGYCLLGVFLGTAIGVLPGLGPVATIAMLLPLTFGLPPETALIMLAGIYYGAQYGGSTTAILVNLPGEPSSVVTALDGHQMARQGQAGRALSTAAIGSFIAGTISTLLIALFAPALAVVALQFGPAEYFALMVLGLIASIVMASGSLLQAFGMILTGLLLGMVGTDVNSAVPRFTFDVPMLSDGINFVVLAMGIFGLGEIVANLEAEGERTLLTRKVTGLMPTREDWRRIIGPIFRGTALGSVLGILPGGGAALASFGSYSLEKRLSKEPERFGKGAIEGVAGPESANNAGAQTSFIPMLTLGLPSNSVMALMIGAMLIQGIQPGPSVMTEQPTLFWGLIASMWIGNLMLLVLNLPLIGLWVRMIAIPYHFLFPTIIALCAIGVFSVNNSLFDVYAMALFGAVGYLFRKLDVEPAPMLLAFILGPMMEEFLRRTLLFSKGDPSVLFTRPLSASLLVIAAIMLLLVVLPSVRKRREEAFQEG from the coding sequence ATGGATATGCTGTCAAATCTCTGGATGGGGCTCACGGTTGCCTCGTCGATCACCAATCTCGGTTATTGCCTGCTCGGCGTCTTTCTCGGCACCGCCATCGGCGTGCTGCCGGGCCTCGGCCCGGTCGCAACAATTGCGATGCTCTTGCCGCTGACCTTCGGCCTTCCCCCGGAAACGGCACTCATCATGCTGGCGGGCATTTATTACGGTGCCCAGTATGGGGGCTCCACAACTGCTATTCTTGTCAATTTGCCTGGTGAACCGTCTTCCGTGGTGACCGCGCTCGACGGACATCAGATGGCCCGTCAGGGCCAAGCGGGTCGGGCGCTTTCGACTGCGGCCATCGGCTCGTTTATCGCCGGAACGATCTCGACGCTGCTTATTGCGCTCTTTGCACCCGCCCTGGCGGTCGTGGCGCTACAGTTCGGGCCAGCAGAATACTTCGCCCTGATGGTACTTGGCCTGATTGCCTCTATTGTTATGGCATCCGGTTCGCTGTTGCAGGCCTTCGGCATGATCTTGACGGGATTGCTGCTCGGCATGGTCGGAACGGACGTCAACTCTGCCGTTCCGCGTTTCACTTTCGATGTGCCCATGCTCTCCGATGGTATCAATTTCGTCGTCCTCGCCATGGGCATCTTCGGACTGGGCGAGATTGTTGCCAATCTGGAGGCGGAGGGGGAGCGTACACTGCTTACCCGTAAGGTAACCGGCCTCATGCCGACACGCGAGGACTGGCGCCGAATCATTGGCCCGATTTTTCGTGGCACGGCGCTGGGTTCGGTGCTCGGCATCCTTCCCGGCGGTGGAGCAGCACTCGCTTCGTTTGGCTCCTATTCGCTGGAGAAGCGCCTCTCGAAGGAGCCGGAGCGTTTCGGCAAGGGAGCAATTGAAGGGGTGGCGGGGCCGGAATCGGCCAACAATGCCGGTGCACAAACGTCGTTCATCCCGATGCTGACCCTCGGCCTGCCATCGAATTCGGTGATGGCGCTGATGATAGGCGCCATGCTCATCCAGGGCATTCAGCCGGGGCCTTCGGTAATGACGGAGCAGCCGACGCTATTCTGGGGGCTGATCGCTTCGATGTGGATTGGCAATCTGATGCTGCTCGTGCTCAACCTGCCGCTCATCGGCCTCTGGGTGCGCATGATCGCCATTCCATATCACTTCCTGTTCCCCACCATCATCGCTCTGTGTGCCATCGGCGTCTTCAGCGTCAACAACAGCCTGTTCGATGTCTATGCCATGGCGCTGTTTGGCGCGGTAGGCTACCTCTTCCGCAAGCTGGACGTCGAGCCGGCGCCGATGCTGCTCGCCTTTATCCTCGGGCCCATGATGGAAGAATTCCTGCGACGCACGCTTCTTTTCTCCAAGGGTGACCCGAGCGTACTCTTCACCCGGCCGCTGAGCGCGAGCCTTCTCGTGATTGCGGCAATCATGTTGCTGCTGGTTGTTCTGCCGTCGGTCAGGAAGAGGCGGGAGGAGGCGTTCCAAGAGGGATGA
- a CDS encoding tripartite tricarboxylate transporter TctB family protein, with protein sequence MTLRIKSTKEFGSALLYGALGIAGFVIATDYGFGTAGRMGPGYFPRIISSLLILVALVSLLRSFRLDGEPVGPVNWKGLLLVTASVCLFGLLLTGAGLPVALTVLLLVSALASDHFALSVRSLAALVALVAVCTLVFVKGLGVPMPLTGSWLSLLFAS encoded by the coding sequence ATGACACTGAGAATAAAATCGACCAAAGAGTTTGGCAGTGCACTGCTCTATGGAGCGCTGGGCATAGCCGGTTTCGTAATCGCAACCGATTATGGTTTCGGCACGGCCGGCCGCATGGGGCCTGGATATTTTCCGAGGATCATTTCCAGTCTGCTAATCCTGGTTGCTCTCGTATCACTGCTGCGAAGCTTCCGTCTGGATGGGGAGCCAGTTGGCCCTGTCAACTGGAAAGGGCTGCTGCTGGTCACGGCATCGGTATGCTTGTTCGGCCTCTTGCTGACAGGAGCAGGGTTGCCAGTGGCGCTGACCGTGCTTCTGTTGGTGTCCGCCCTTGCAAGCGATCATTTTGCCCTTTCGGTACGCTCGCTTGCCGCTCTCGTGGCGCTTGTTGCGGTTTGCACGCTGGTTTTCGTCAAGGGTCTGGGAGTGCCCATGCCGCTGACCGGAAGTTGGCTTTCGCTTCTGTTCGCTTCCTGA
- a CDS encoding GntR family transcriptional regulator: MEKIEKLQDYLKSLATTAQPGDRLPTVRSLMRDFKISQPGVQRALQALKEEGLVDAQVGRGTFFVGSSANPSAAGTRILPQKGRSVILLRRPSATQRARFVMDRLQAMVTDGGDMTLEVGYSNADHARRVLQSLPRFDACVIQNSFEQMPVEMLASLRRKSDNVIVDGAWLVGTDVDAVGFEWGRPVERAVRLLATSGHQDIHYITTANSFLANELGLHRYRQIREEAPYATLLHEPDLLPSLPSREFELAVLERLAAIAREPGEKRRGVLVWGIESGQRLRAGLHARGIRVPEDISIVLLGRSDVEAEREGFFHLIGYSAQEQAEALYARLKSRWSDPHAPYGLSLITMHEVEGHSVLLAPSSAPDGPPSQAKDKPGG, from the coding sequence ATGGAGAAGATCGAGAAACTGCAGGACTATCTGAAATCGCTTGCTACGACGGCTCAGCCGGGAGATCGTCTGCCGACGGTTCGCAGCCTTATGCGCGATTTCAAGATATCGCAGCCTGGGGTGCAGCGTGCGCTTCAGGCTCTGAAAGAAGAAGGGCTCGTCGATGCGCAGGTCGGGCGTGGCACCTTTTTCGTCGGAAGCAGCGCTAATCCCTCTGCGGCAGGCACGCGCATCCTGCCACAAAAGGGGCGCAGCGTCATTCTGCTGCGCCGACCAAGCGCCACGCAACGGGCCCGTTTCGTTATGGATCGGCTACAAGCCATGGTGACAGATGGTGGCGATATGACGCTCGAGGTCGGCTATTCCAATGCCGATCATGCCCGCCGCGTGCTGCAGTCGCTGCCGCGATTTGATGCCTGCGTCATCCAGAACTCTTTCGAGCAGATGCCGGTCGAGATGCTGGCATCGCTCCGCCGCAAATCGGACAATGTCATCGTCGACGGCGCATGGCTGGTCGGCACGGATGTCGATGCCGTGGGCTTCGAATGGGGTAGGCCGGTCGAACGGGCGGTCCGCCTGCTGGCGACAAGCGGGCATCAGGATATCCATTATATCACGACGGCGAACTCCTTTCTTGCCAATGAACTCGGTCTGCATCGCTACCGCCAGATTCGGGAGGAGGCCCCGTACGCCACGCTGCTGCATGAGCCCGACCTGCTGCCTTCCCTGCCATCGCGCGAGTTCGAACTGGCCGTGCTGGAGCGGCTGGCAGCCATCGCCCGCGAGCCTGGAGAAAAACGGCGGGGCGTGCTCGTCTGGGGCATCGAGAGCGGCCAACGACTTCGAGCAGGCCTGCATGCGCGCGGCATTCGAGTGCCGGAGGATATCTCGATCGTCCTTCTAGGCCGCAGCGACGTGGAGGCTGAGCGAGAAGGCTTCTTTCACCTGATTGGCTACAGCGCCCAGGAACAGGCCGAGGCGCTTTATGCGCGGCTGAAAAGCCGATGGAGCGATCCGCACGCGCCCTACGGACTTTCATTGATCACCATGCACGAGGTCGAGGGGCACTCGGTGCTTCTGGCGCCATCTAGCGCCCCGGATGGCCCGCCGAGCCAGGCCAAGGATAAACCGGGAGGATAG
- a CDS encoding Bug family tripartite tricarboxylate transporter substrate binding protein: MFRRIGYTLAGLALALGVIVPVAAPVALAQSDAPLTLLVGYSAGGSADLAARIIAPEISARIGRTVIVENATGASGMIALQKLVNGAADGNTIYYGGFDTVAVPMTNAKVKINWEADTIAIGRTTTTSMAMVVPAQSEHKDMAALIAAAKAAPESVSYGSPGIGSAQHLLGEIIAQRAGVKMLHAPYRGGAQVTNDLLAGVLDSAVLTLSTALPLAKEGKIRVLAVSGTERAAQLPDVPTLSELPGLNGLSLPLWQGVFAKAGSKPDFVTALDKAIAEALATPTVQKRYADVGFTAAPLASATFKTFVGQQAATYKGVIDSAKIVSE, translated from the coding sequence ATGTTTCGCAGGATTGGATATACTTTGGCGGGTCTGGCGTTGGCACTTGGGGTCATTGTTCCAGTTGCCGCGCCAGTAGCTCTGGCGCAGTCGGATGCTCCGCTGACATTGCTGGTCGGCTATTCGGCTGGCGGCAGCGCAGACCTAGCTGCGCGCATCATTGCGCCGGAGATCTCCGCCCGCATTGGCCGCACCGTCATCGTCGAAAATGCGACCGGCGCCAGCGGCATGATCGCACTGCAGAAACTGGTCAATGGAGCAGCCGACGGCAACACCATCTACTATGGCGGCTTCGACACGGTGGCAGTGCCTATGACCAACGCCAAAGTAAAGATTAATTGGGAGGCGGATACGATCGCGATTGGCCGCACGACAACGACCTCCATGGCGATGGTTGTGCCGGCCCAGTCCGAACACAAGGACATGGCAGCGCTCATCGCCGCCGCAAAGGCAGCACCGGAAAGCGTCAGCTACGGTTCTCCCGGAATAGGCTCTGCACAGCATTTGCTGGGCGAGATCATTGCCCAACGTGCGGGCGTTAAAATGCTGCACGCGCCTTATCGCGGCGGCGCGCAGGTGACCAATGATCTCCTCGCCGGCGTTCTGGATTCCGCGGTTCTCACGCTATCTACGGCCTTGCCGCTTGCCAAGGAAGGCAAGATCCGGGTGCTGGCCGTTTCGGGAACCGAGCGTGCCGCGCAGCTTCCGGACGTGCCGACGCTGTCCGAGCTGCCGGGGCTAAACGGCCTGTCACTGCCGTTGTGGCAGGGCGTGTTTGCCAAGGCCGGGTCAAAGCCGGACTTTGTCACTGCGCTGGATAAGGCGATTGCGGAAGCCCTGGCGACGCCGACCGTGCAGAAGCGCTATGCCGACGTGGGCTTCACCGCAGCACCGCTTGCCTCTGCTACCTTCAAGACTTTCGTCGGGCAGCAGGCCGCCACCTACAAGGGTGTCATCGACAGCGCAAAGATCGTTTCGGAATAA
- a CDS encoding class-II fumarase/aspartase family protein: MTIGMFTSFITRHWFSPTAIRIWSDDATLQAWLDVEAALARAQAELQMIPQDAADRIASCCRAEGFDHERLSREIAFAQHPFVPVLKQLEERCGEPAAGYVHWGATTQNIFDTAIALQLKQTHAHLTDVVQRCEDHASRLADQHKATLQAGRTHGQHALPMTFGFKAAAWYAELRRGRERLQARADGAFLTYFGGAIGTFAAMGGKGRAVEEAAASLLGLAPARLPVRSSFDRVADYLGGFALLAGTLQKIAGDIVFMQRTEIGEVEEAFHMGKVGSSTMAQKRNPSAALVLVSLCRLLKARVPLILSSMVRMDEGDSSATNVSDIVVSEMAILAASIAEAAERVLGSLQVNEAAMARNLELTQGLIMSEAAMMQLSPMIGRHRAHHLLYEAAQETATRGTPFVETMRHALHSVELGDVHLALSPSAYLGEIREIIRGGSSDEEPQS; the protein is encoded by the coding sequence ATGACCATCGGCATGTTCACGTCCTTTATCACCCGGCACTGGTTTAGCCCGACCGCGATCCGCATCTGGTCGGACGACGCGACCCTGCAGGCATGGCTGGATGTGGAGGCGGCGCTGGCACGCGCCCAGGCAGAGCTCCAGATGATCCCGCAGGACGCCGCAGACCGGATCGCAAGCTGCTGCCGCGCCGAAGGTTTCGATCACGAACGCCTCAGTCGCGAAATTGCCTTCGCGCAACATCCCTTTGTGCCCGTGCTCAAGCAATTGGAAGAACGCTGCGGCGAGCCGGCGGCTGGCTACGTGCACTGGGGCGCCACCACCCAGAACATCTTCGACACAGCAATTGCTCTTCAGTTGAAGCAAACCCATGCGCATCTAACCGACGTAGTGCAGCGGTGCGAGGATCATGCCAGCCGGCTTGCCGATCAGCATAAGGCGACCCTGCAAGCTGGTCGCACTCATGGACAGCACGCCTTGCCAATGACGTTCGGCTTCAAAGCCGCTGCTTGGTATGCCGAACTGCGCCGCGGAAGGGAGCGCCTTCAAGCAAGGGCAGATGGCGCCTTCCTCACATACTTCGGCGGAGCCATTGGGACGTTCGCGGCCATGGGCGGCAAGGGTCGGGCCGTGGAAGAAGCGGCCGCCAGCCTGCTTGGCCTTGCGCCTGCAAGGCTGCCGGTGCGCTCGTCCTTTGATCGGGTGGCAGATTATCTTGGCGGCTTTGCCCTCTTGGCTGGCACGCTACAGAAGATCGCTGGCGACATCGTCTTCATGCAGAGGACAGAAATAGGTGAAGTGGAAGAAGCCTTCCACATGGGCAAGGTTGGCAGCTCGACCATGGCCCAGAAGCGAAACCCCTCGGCAGCCCTCGTTCTGGTGAGCCTCTGCCGCCTTTTGAAGGCACGCGTGCCGCTCATCCTGTCAAGCATGGTTCGCATGGACGAAGGTGATTCATCGGCCACCAACGTGTCCGACATAGTCGTAAGCGAGATGGCGATCCTGGCTGCATCGATCGCCGAAGCCGCAGAACGCGTGCTCGGCAGTCTCCAGGTGAACGAGGCGGCCATGGCCCGTAATCTTGAGCTCACACAAGGGTTGATCATGTCTGAAGCGGCCATGATGCAGCTATCTCCAATGATCGGGCGCCACAGGGCCCATCATCTTCTCTACGAGGCCGCCCAGGAAACAGCCACGCGCGGAACGCCATTCGTTGAAACAATGCGGCATGCCCTACACAGTGTCGAGCTCGGCGACGTGCACTTGGCTCTCTCTCCATCGGCATATCTCGGCGAGATCAGGGAGATTATCAGGGGCGGCTCGAGTGATGAGGAGCCGCAGTCGTAA
- a CDS encoding LysR family transcriptional regulator, which produces MRASLIELEAVAAVARHGGFRAAARELGMSSSALSHAIAALEERLAVRLFNRTTRSVALSAAGEQFLSEIGPALQTLEKAIENVGEHADRPSGRLRLNMAPGAARILLQPLLLEYARRYPEVELEVVTENALVDVIGKGFDAGIRLTEAISPDMIAVPIISKMRSFVVGSPHYFEGRDKPVVPGDLSRHRCIQMRMTGGRLYRWEFERRGETVLIDVSGHLTFDASDLILEAALAGFGLAYLGEHAVARHIASGDLVPVLEDWSPSYPGLSLYFANRRHIPSKLRAFIELIRRSPVRDW; this is translated from the coding sequence ATGAGGGCGAGCCTCATCGAATTGGAGGCGGTTGCTGCGGTGGCTCGCCATGGCGGATTCCGGGCTGCCGCGCGCGAGTTAGGTATGTCATCATCGGCTTTGAGCCATGCAATCGCGGCGCTGGAGGAACGCCTTGCCGTCAGGCTGTTCAACCGAACCACCAGAAGCGTGGCTCTTTCCGCGGCAGGGGAGCAATTCCTATCCGAAATCGGCCCAGCCCTGCAGACGCTGGAAAAAGCCATCGAGAATGTCGGGGAACATGCCGATCGGCCGTCTGGAAGGCTGCGGCTGAACATGGCGCCGGGCGCGGCACGTATCCTGCTCCAACCGCTTCTACTGGAATATGCCCGCCGTTATCCGGAAGTGGAACTGGAAGTGGTCACCGAGAATGCGCTGGTCGATGTGATCGGCAAGGGCTTCGATGCCGGCATTCGTCTCACCGAGGCAATTTCACCCGACATGATCGCAGTGCCCATCATTTCGAAAATGCGCTCCTTCGTGGTTGGCTCGCCGCACTATTTCGAAGGTCGTGACAAGCCCGTCGTCCCCGGCGATCTGTCCCGGCATCGCTGTATTCAGATGCGCATGACGGGCGGAAGGCTCTATCGTTGGGAGTTTGAAAGGCGCGGTGAAACCGTCCTGATCGATGTCTCGGGTCATCTCACATTCGATGCATCCGACCTAATACTGGAGGCGGCTCTCGCCGGTTTCGGGCTCGCATACCTGGGTGAACATGCTGTCGCGCGCCATATCGCTTCCGGCGATCTCGTACCCGTTCTCGAGGACTGGTCGCCTTCCTATCCGGGCCTCAGTCTCTACTTCGCAAACAGGCGGCATATACCGTCCAAGCTGCGCGCATTCATCGAGCTGATCCGTCGGAGCCCGGTGCGCGACTGGTAA
- a CDS encoding aldehyde dehydrogenase family protein, with translation MHIIERIYIDGAFVEPHGTQWAPLFNPATEEQIGTVRLADAEDADRAVAAAKRTFTAFSNTSREERIEMLRRLHAAVADRASDLVEAMREEYGAPSSFIDFSAPRAGNVFLDMAKTLEAYEFRRRIGGAEVEMRPSGVAVAITPWNSNYSFICGKLSAAIAAGATMVIKPSEMSAIQTRVITECLHAAGLPDGVFNIVTGDGAVVGAALAAHRDVSKITFTGSTATGRTIVRMAAETMKRVTMELGGKGPSIILDDADLDVVIPQVLAAGFLNSSQACIAGTRILAPLARFGEIEGRLQEAVKDFKVGDPKDKSVRIGPMVSQKQWDRVQSYIRLGQEEGARLLAGGEGRPEGLSRGWFVRPTIFTGVNNGMRIAREEIFGPVLSLIPYHDEEEAVAVANDTDYGLQAQVFSSDVLRARRVAGRIMAGRVILNGAPHEPLAPFGGFKQSGFGREFGVFGLEAFLEPRAILG, from the coding sequence ATGCATATCATCGAGCGCATTTACATTGACGGCGCCTTCGTCGAACCTCATGGCACCCAATGGGCGCCGCTCTTCAATCCGGCCACAGAGGAACAGATTGGTACCGTGCGCCTGGCCGATGCGGAGGATGCCGATCGCGCGGTGGCGGCCGCTAAGCGCACCTTTACAGCTTTCTCCAACACCTCCAGGGAAGAACGGATCGAGATGCTCCGCCGGCTGCACGCGGCCGTGGCCGACCGTGCAAGCGATCTCGTCGAGGCCATGCGCGAAGAATATGGCGCTCCATCAAGCTTCATCGATTTTTCGGCGCCGAGAGCGGGCAACGTCTTTCTCGACATGGCCAAGACACTGGAAGCCTATGAGTTCAGACGCCGTATCGGCGGTGCAGAAGTCGAGATGCGTCCCTCTGGTGTCGCCGTCGCAATCACCCCCTGGAACAGCAATTACAGTTTCATATGCGGAAAACTCTCTGCTGCGATCGCCGCGGGCGCCACGATGGTGATCAAGCCTTCGGAAATGAGCGCCATCCAGACCAGAGTGATCACGGAATGCCTGCACGCCGCAGGGCTGCCCGATGGCGTCTTCAACATCGTCACCGGCGACGGAGCGGTCGTCGGCGCCGCACTGGCGGCCCACCGCGACGTGTCGAAAATCACCTTCACCGGATCGACGGCCACAGGCCGGACGATTGTCCGCATGGCCGCCGAAACCATGAAGCGCGTGACGATGGAACTCGGCGGCAAGGGCCCCAGCATCATTCTCGATGATGCCGATCTCGACGTCGTTATTCCACAGGTGCTTGCTGCGGGATTCCTGAACAGCAGTCAGGCCTGCATAGCCGGAACACGCATTCTTGCACCACTCGCCAGGTTCGGTGAAATCGAAGGCCGCCTTCAGGAGGCGGTCAAGGATTTCAAGGTGGGCGACCCCAAGGACAAAAGCGTCCGCATCGGCCCGATGGTCAGCCAGAAACAATGGGACCGCGTCCAGTCCTATATCAGGCTGGGCCAGGAAGAAGGCGCTCGGCTGCTCGCCGGTGGCGAGGGACGGCCGGAAGGTCTGTCGCGCGGCTGGTTCGTGCGTCCCACCATATTTACCGGCGTGAACAACGGCATGCGCATCGCCCGCGAGGAGATCTTCGGGCCAGTCCTGTCCCTTATTCCGTATCACGACGAGGAAGAGGCCGTCGCGGTAGCAAACGACACCGATTACGGCCTGCAGGCGCAGGTCTTTTCATCCGATGTTTTGCGAGCACGGCGTGTGGCAGGCAGGATCATGGCAGGCCGGGTCATTCTCAATGGCGCTCCTCACGAACCGCTGGCACCATTCGGCGGCTTCAAGCAATCCGGCTTCGGACGGGAATTCGGTGTCTTCGGCCTTGAGGCATTTCTCGAACCGCGTGCAATCCTTGGCTGA
- a CDS encoding ABC-F family ATP-binding cassette domain-containing protein: MPSIVLSRISWTRPQGDPVFQGLDLSVGQERVGLVGRNGVGKTTLLKIIAGVLSPSGGTISAEGKIALVRQMLDVDPNETVADLFGTRHTIDVLTRAGTGRASLEELAEADWTIRERIHAALVRFDLHAEADTLLSHLSGGQRTRAALAAALFHEPDFLLLDEPTNNLDSAGRQAVIDFLKRWKGGAIVISHDRGLLENMDAIVELTTLGAKRYGGNWSDYRSAKAIELNAAEQSLAHAQKTADEIDRKAKALAERQDRRNAAGNRMAEKGDMPKILLGRRKSIAEASRGKVAELAERQRADALGAVASAKARVEVLQPFSIHLPPANLPAGKAVLSLDRVAAGYDKGHPIIRDLSFSLVGPERIAISGPNGSGKTTLLRVITGEIMPIAGKVTLSVPATMLDQSVNLLDRSKNILGNFKRLNPGATENACRAALASFRFRADAALQRVETLSGGQILRAGLACVLGGSTPPSLLILDEPTNHLDIESIETIEAVLRAYDGALLIVSHDDAFLENVGLNGRLDLAGRTSSNS, translated from the coding sequence ATGCCGTCAATTGTGCTTTCGCGGATTTCCTGGACAAGACCGCAGGGGGATCCGGTTTTTCAGGGCCTGGACCTGTCGGTGGGACAAGAGCGGGTCGGTCTGGTCGGGCGAAACGGGGTAGGCAAAACGACCCTGCTCAAAATTATCGCCGGCGTGCTTTCTCCGTCCGGGGGAACAATCTCCGCCGAGGGCAAGATCGCGCTCGTCCGACAGATGCTGGACGTCGATCCTAATGAGACGGTGGCGGACCTTTTCGGTACAAGGCACACAATCGACGTGCTGACCCGAGCAGGAACCGGGCGAGCCAGCCTGGAGGAACTTGCGGAGGCAGACTGGACCATCAGGGAAAGAATCCATGCGGCCCTCGTCCGCTTCGACCTCCATGCCGAAGCGGATACGTTGCTCAGCCATTTATCCGGCGGACAGCGCACGCGGGCCGCTCTCGCTGCAGCCCTGTTTCACGAGCCTGACTTTCTGCTTTTGGATGAACCGACCAACAACCTGGACAGCGCCGGTCGGCAGGCAGTCATCGATTTCCTCAAGAGATGGAAAGGTGGAGCCATCGTCATCAGCCATGATCGCGGATTGCTTGAGAACATGGATGCCATTGTTGAACTGACCACTCTTGGAGCGAAGCGCTATGGCGGCAATTGGAGCGACTATCGGTCGGCAAAGGCGATCGAGCTGAATGCTGCGGAACAGAGCCTCGCTCATGCTCAAAAAACTGCCGACGAAATCGACCGCAAGGCGAAGGCGCTGGCGGAACGACAGGACCGACGGAATGCCGCTGGTAACCGCATGGCAGAAAAAGGAGACATGCCGAAGATTCTCCTCGGTCGACGGAAAAGCATCGCAGAGGCTAGTCGAGGCAAGGTCGCGGAACTCGCCGAGCGACAGCGCGCCGATGCCTTGGGCGCGGTTGCATCCGCCAAGGCGAGAGTCGAAGTGCTCCAGCCTTTTTCGATCCATCTGCCCCCGGCGAACCTGCCTGCCGGCAAGGCGGTCCTGTCACTTGATCGCGTTGCGGCGGGCTATGACAAGGGACATCCCATCATCCGTGATTTGTCCTTTTCGCTGGTCGGTCCCGAGCGTATAGCGATTTCGGGCCCGAACGGATCAGGCAAGACTACGCTCCTGAGGGTGATCACGGGAGAGATCATGCCCATAGCCGGTAAGGTCACGCTTTCTGTCCCTGCAACCATGCTGGACCAAAGTGTCAACCTTCTCGATCGCAGCAAGAACATCCTCGGTAATTTCAAGCGACTGAACCCCGGAGCAACTGAAAATGCTTGCCGGGCCGCCCTGGCCAGCTTTCGCTTTCGCGCCGACGCCGCCCTCCAGCGTGTGGAAACCTTGAGCGGCGGACAGATTCTGCGTGCGGGCCTTGCCTGCGTGCTCGGCGGTTCCACTCCTCCGTCATTGTTGATCCTGGATGAACCGACCAATCATCTCGACATCGAGTCGATCGAGACGATCGAAGCGGTGCTGCGAGCCTATGACGGTGCGCTCCTGATCGTCAGCCATGATGACGCCTTCCTCGAAAATGTCGGGCTGAACGGGCGGCTGGATCTCGCTGGCCGCACCTCGTCCAATTCGTGA
- a CDS encoding TetR/AcrR family transcriptional regulator yields the protein MTTAPPRPGGRPTREEAAKLTTQILDDARAIFASKGVANASMEEIAARQAISKHTLYRRYPNKQALLEAVVERDLVRFRATLAQAAKQHKEPLLALRAVAFQYFEFGTDRDYSAFYLSVTAEAVLSPSLRERLADWSRIALEPVMDAIIAAQASGAVVTGDASEICAVLIDLLEGANNRIRRGLRDTSDAAELLRVFESRWTIFQTALTPKSD from the coding sequence ATGACGACAGCACCGCCACGTCCTGGTGGACGACCGACACGCGAGGAGGCAGCGAAGCTCACCACGCAGATTCTGGATGACGCTCGAGCCATTTTTGCATCGAAGGGTGTTGCAAATGCCTCAATGGAAGAAATCGCTGCGCGACAGGCAATCTCGAAACATACACTTTACCGGCGCTACCCGAACAAGCAGGCGCTTCTCGAGGCGGTGGTCGAGCGCGACCTTGTCAGGTTTCGTGCAACACTCGCGCAGGCGGCAAAGCAGCATAAGGAGCCTTTGCTCGCCCTCCGAGCCGTTGCCTTCCAGTATTTTGAGTTTGGCACCGACAGGGACTATTCCGCTTTCTACCTGTCGGTCACGGCAGAGGCGGTTCTCTCCCCGTCTCTCCGAGAACGGCTGGCCGACTGGTCGAGGATCGCACTGGAACCCGTGATGGACGCGATCATCGCTGCTCAGGCTTCCGGCGCCGTCGTAACGGGCGACGCATCCGAAATATGCGCTGTCCTTATAGATCTGCTCGAAGGCGCCAATAACCGCATTCGCCGTGGCTTGCGGGACACTTCCGATGCAGCCGAACTCCTTCGGGTTTTCGAAAGCCGGTGGACCATTTTCCAGACTGCCCTGACACCGAAGTCCGATTGA
- a CDS encoding EF-hand domain-containing protein yields MTTINNSSDLSEMLNKAFEKLDRDGDGKLNGDEFKTFNELLKPGIAVNKEGKPTVDYKERMDHDDDGWVSQDEMNSTPLLMPADLCDPSLKSMLDYLLLKADPSAIEAARLVTEDGEQG; encoded by the coding sequence GTGACGACAATCAACAATTCCAGCGACCTGTCCGAGATGCTCAACAAGGCGTTCGAAAAATTGGATCGAGACGGGGACGGAAAACTCAACGGCGACGAATTCAAGACCTTCAACGAACTCCTCAAACCCGGCATCGCTGTCAACAAGGAGGGCAAGCCAACCGTCGATTATAAAGAACGCATGGACCACGACGACGACGGGTGGGTCAGCCAGGATGAAATGAATTCGACACCTCTCTTGATGCCGGCAGACCTGTGCGATCCGAGCCTGAAATCAATGCTGGACTACCTGCTTCTGAAGGCTGATCCGTCAGCAATCGAAGCTGCACGCTTGGTGACGGAAGATGGAGAACAGGGCTGA